The nucleotide sequence CCTGAATGTCGCTGACGGCGATGGGGTCGATGCCGCTGAAGGGTTCGTCCAGCAGAATGAAGTCGGGACGCAGAGGCATGGATCGGGCGATTTCCACCCGGCGGCGTTCGCCTCCGCTGAGAGCGTATCCTTTTGTGTCCGCCAGGTGGGAGATCCCGAAGTGCTCCATCAGGTCGTCGATCAGAGCTTTGCTTTCCTTCGGACGGAATCGATGTTCCGCGGAGCGCTGCATCTCCTCGCAGACCAGCTCCAGATTTTCCCGAACCGTCAGATTCCGGAACACGGAGGTCTCCTGGGGCAGATACCCGATTCCCCGTCGTGAACGGCGGTAGACAGGCATGCCGGTCAGGTCCTCGCCGCCGATGAACACTCTGCCTTCGTCCGGTTTTATGAGTCCCACGATCATGTAGAAGGACGTGGTTTTTCCCGCTCCATTGGGACCCAGAAGCCCCACGATCTCGCCCGGTTGAACCTCGATGTCCACGTCGTCCACCACGCGGCGATCCCTGTAGCTTTTTCGAAGCCCCTCAGCCCGAAGCGTCGGGGCCGGGGCCCGGTCCTGGAAAATCCTGTCATTTGGACGGAGAACGTCGCTCATTGTTTTTTCTCCTGTTTTTCCTGTTTCAGATCGATGGTGATGGTGACCCGCTCTTTTTCGGAGCCCGCTTCCGAGTATCCGCCTCCAATGGCTTCGACTCTGTTGTTGGCCGGGAAATACACGAGGGACGGGGCGGTGAGAGTGCGTCCCTTCTGGACGGCCCGGACGTTGCCGCTCAGGACGACGCTTCCGCGTTCGATGGAATAGACGGCCATATCTCCGCGAAGGTCCACCATGTCCCCGCTCTGAGAGGGTCGCCCCTGCAGCCATACTTTTTTTTGAGCGGTGAAGCTGGTCAGGACTCCATTCGTCAGAGTCCCTCTCACGCTGCCCGCCCCGAAGGCGATGCCCGCCTCCAGATCCTCCAGACGACGCACGTTCAGGGCGGAGATATCCGACCCCTTCATGTAAAGTTTGTCCGCGTCGATGGAGAGTTTCCCCACGACGCCCTCGACTTTGCCCTCCGCCGTGTACGTGGGAGTTTGAGCGAAGTGCAGCTCGATAGCCCCCGCCTTCAGGTCGATCCAGTCTCCCCGCCAGTCTCCGGAGGCCACGATCCCTTCGGTGAAATAGACGTCTTTGGTTTGGACGTTACCGGTCCCCCGGGGCGCCATGAGAGTCAGTCCCTCCGCCTGGACGAGAACGCCGCCGGTGGCGAGAAAATCACCGCTTTGCGCGTCGAAGCGCATTCTGTCGGCGGAAAGCCGCACTTCTTCCGGCGTTTCCACGGAGAGGGAAAGCGCAGGAAAAAGGAGCGACAGCAGAGTGATGGCGGCCAGCAGTGCCGGAAGTCTCGATTTTTTCACGAAGAAACCTCCCTGAATCTGAGAAAAATTCTGTCGTCATTATATCGCAGGTCGGCCCGATACCCGAAAGGCAACAGGGATTCCTGTCCGACGGAAGGCCGCTGCCGACGACGCGGCAGGTCAGAAAAATCCCCCTGCCCGTGCGAGGGAGGGGGAAAGTTTCGAAGTTTTGGTTTGCAATCAGTATTATTTAAAGTTTACAGTTTACGGAGGTCTTCCACAATAGCGGTTTTTGAGACGGTTTTGTCGTCCACCATTTTCACGACCCGGGCCGGAGACCCCGCCACCACGGCTCCCGCCGGGACGTTTTCGGTGACGATGGCGCCCGCGGCCACCACGGCTCCCGCTCCAACCTGCACGCCTTCCAGTATGACGGCGTTCGCTCCCACCAGCACTCCGTCGCCGATAACCACGGGGATGGCGGAGGCCGGTTCGACAACTCCCGCTACCACGGCGCCCGCGCCGATGTGGCACTTCGCGCCGATACGCGCCCGACCGCCCACGACGCAGTTCATGTCGATCATGGTGCCCTCGCCGATGACCGCGCCGATGTTGATGACCGCTCCCATCATGACGACGGCGTTCCTTCCGATTTCGACCCTGTCCCGAATGACCGCGCCGGGCTCGATTCGGGCCTCGCAGACCGTCAGATCCTTCAGAGGAATCGCGGAATTTCTGCTCTGCACCTCGATGTCGCTGGCGGTAATCTGAGCGGCGTATTTTTTCAGAAGCTCCTGAATAACGCCGTAATCTCCCGACAAAAGGCCAAACTCCGCTCCTCCCACGAATTTGGCCCCGCCCCAGTCCAGCCCTGTGAGAGTGCCGGAGACAAAGGCCCTGGCGGGAGTGCGTTTTGGAGATTCTTTGATCAGACGGATAATTTCTTCCGTGTTCATTTCATTCATGTTTGTTTCATTCATGGATTTTCCCCCTCTGCTTTTTATTTTGAAGAAGTCAGGAAGTCAGGCCGAATTCAGCGGCGAGGCTCATCACGGCGCGATCCGCCTCCCCGGCTTCCAGCAGCGCCGAAATGTTGATGTCCGACGTGGTGACGCTGAGAACGCCGACATTTTCCCTGCGCAGAGCGGAGAAAAATCGTCCTGCCACCCCCGTTGCGGTGTTCATGCCGACTCCCACGGCGGAGACCTTGGCCACGCCCCCGGCGATCTCCATTTCCCAGCCCGTGTAAGCGTCCAGGTGCTGCCGGATGAGACCGGCCACCCGCTCTCGGTCCGCATCTTTGACCGTGAAGGTGATGTCGTCTTCCGTCACGGCGATCATGTCCACGTTGGCCGTTCCTGCAAACGCTCCGAAAAGGGCGCTCAGAATGTCTCCGGTGTGGGGCAGCCGTTTCAGCGCGAATTTCGTCTGGTCTCTGTCCAGAGCAAGCCCTGTGACCGCGGGCTGTTCCACCCACTCAGGAAGTTGAGCCACGACGTACGTCCCCCTTTCGTCAGAAAAAGTAGAACCACAGTAGAGTTTCACATTATACCTCCTGGCCACCTCGACGGC is from Synergistaceae bacterium and encodes:
- the lptB gene encoding LPS export ABC transporter ATP-binding protein — protein: MSDVLRPNDRIFQDRAPAPTLRAEGLRKSYRDRRVVDDVDIEVQPGEIVGLLGPNGAGKTTSFYMIVGLIKPDEGRVFIGGEDLTGMPVYRRSRRGIGYLPQETSVFRNLTVRENLELVCEEMQRSAEHRFRPKESKALIDDLMEHFGISHLADTKGYALSGGERRRVEIARSMPLRPDFILLDEPFSGIDPIAVSDIQGMVQTLKTQGFGVLITDHNVRETLSITDRTYLIHDGRIILNGTPAEMMTNPLARKFYLGDDFSW
- the dapD gene encoding 2,3,4,5-tetrahydropyridine-2,6-dicarboxylate N-acetyltransferase, which produces MNTEEIIRLIKESPKRTPARAFVSGTLTGLDWGGAKFVGGAEFGLLSGDYGVIQELLKKYAAQITASDIEVQSRNSAIPLKDLTVCEARIEPGAVIRDRVEIGRNAVVMMGAVINIGAVIGEGTMIDMNCVVGGRARIGAKCHIGAGAVVAGVVEPASAIPVVIGDGVLVGANAVILEGVQVGAGAVVAAGAIVTENVPAGAVVAGSPARVVKMVDDKTVSKTAIVEDLRKL